The genomic DNA GACCCAGGGCAACGGAGTTGATCAGCGTGATCTGCACAGCCGCGAGCTCGGGTTTAAGCGTCAGCCAGCTGAAAAGAACGATTATGGCCCATCCCAGCCTTTCCGAGGCGATAAACGAGGCCTTGGATAAATAACCCGGTTTTAACGATGCGCGAGGTTCATCAGCTTGGATTGACGGATTATCAGTTTTCCCGGGACTTTCAGGCCGGGATCTTTGAAAAGGTTAAGAGCGGCTCTTTGAGATCTGCGCTTATTTTATGCCGGCATCGCCCGGTGATCACTATGGGCAGGCAGGCAAAGCCTCAGAATATCAGATCCAGCCCGGCGGAGCTTGATATAAAAGGCATCCGCACGGTCTTTGTGGAACGCGGAGGGGATGTGACCTACCACGGCCCGGGCCAGCTGGTCATTTATCCGGTCTGCGACCTGCGGTTCTTCGGCAAAGACCTGCATCATTACCTGCGTATGCTGGAAAGCCTGGTCATGGGGACATTGACCGAATCCGGCATAAACCCCTGCCGGAAACCGGGATTGACCGGGGTATGGGTGGATGAGGCGAAGATATCATCGATCGGCATAGCGGTGCGTAATTGGATAAGCTATCATGGGATAGCCTTGAACGTGAAAAAGGATGACCTGGAGGGTTTTTCATTGATCAGGCCGTGCGGCATGGATATACGGATGACCTCAATGGAAACTCTCCTCAACAGAGACGTCAGCTTTGAACAGGTCAGCTCGTCAATAATCAGGAGATTTCAGAAATGTTAAAGGCCATTTTGCCGGAGTTGGGACAGGGGATCGATAAGGCGACTGTATCATTCTGGTTTTTGAAAGAAGGCGACAAGGTCAAGGAAAAGGACGACTTAGTGGAACTGACCACGGATAAAGCCGCGTTCAACCTTCCTTCGCCCGGAACAGGCACGATCACCGAGATATTCTTTCGCGAAGGCGAAACGGTGAATGTCGGCCAGGTCCTGGCGCATATCGACGAGAATTAACGGTAAAATTTTTTCTTGACAAAATTTCAAATGTGATTATAATTAGCACTCTGGGGCATAGAGTGCTAAGATGTTTTAATCCAAAAACAGGAGGTGGTGCAATGAAGCTTCAACCGTTAGGTGACCGCGTAGTGGTCAAGCCTTTAGAGGCTGAGACTAAATCAAAAGGCGGAATACTTCTTCCGGATACAGCGAAAGAAAAACCGCAGCAGGGCGAGATCATTGCCGCGGGCAAAGGCAAGACTTTGGAAAACGGCAGCGTCGCGGCGTTGGAGGTAAAGGTCGGGGACAAGGTATTATACGGAAAATATTCCGGGAACGAATTCACCAGCAAGGAAGGTGAAGAGCTCTTGATCATGCGGGAAGAGGATATCCTGGCAATAATAAAATAACGGTTTGACCCCTTGTTGTTCTTTTGGTTGAAACAACTCGGGGTTAAATTCCTCCGCCTCCGGCGGAGTAATTTAAAGAGAGGATAAAATGGCAAAACAATTGTTGTTCAGCGATGAAGGCCGCAGGAAGATACTCAGCGGCGTAGAGCAATTGGCCGCCGCGGTCAAAGTGACCCTCGGGCCTAAAGGACGCAACGTGGTCATTGACAAAAAATTCGGCTCGCCGACCATCACCAAAGACGGCGTAAGCGTAGCCAAAGAAGTGGAATTGGAAGATCCTTTTGAGAATATGGGCGCGCAGATGGTCAAGGAAGTAGCCGAAAAGACCTCGGATATCGCGGGTGACGGCACTACCACAGCCACAGTCCTGGCTGAGGCGATCTACCGCGAAGGCTTAAAGAACGTTACCGCCGGCTCTAATCCCATGGCTTTAAAGCGCGGTATCGAAAAGGCAGTGGAAAAGATAATCGAGGAGCTAAAGAAATTATCCACCCCGATCAAAGATAAAAAAGAGATCGCCCAGGTCGCTTCGATAGCGGCTAACGGCGACAGCGTTATCGGCGACCTTATCGCCGACGCTATGGAAAAAGTCGGCAAGGACGGGGTTATCACAGTGGAAGAGGCGAAATCCACCGCGACCACCCTGGATGTGGTCGAGGGTATGCAGTTCGACCAGGGATACCTTTCCCCTTATTTCGTCACCGACGCGGAAAGAATGGAAGTCATCCTGGATGACCCGTATATCCTGATCCATGAGAAAAAGATATCTTCCTT from Candidatus Omnitrophota bacterium includes the following:
- the groES gene encoding co-chaperone GroES, with the translated sequence MKLQPLGDRVVVKPLEAETKSKGGILLPDTAKEKPQQGEIIAAGKGKTLENGSVAALEVKVGDKVLYGKYSGNEFTSKEGEELLIMREEDILAIIK
- a CDS encoding lipoyl domain-containing protein translates to MLKAILPELGQGIDKATVSFWFLKEGDKVKEKDDLVELTTDKAAFNLPSPGTGTITEIFFREGETVNVGQVLAHIDEN
- the lipB gene encoding lipoyl(octanoyl) transferase LipB, whose protein sequence is MREVHQLGLTDYQFSRDFQAGIFEKVKSGSLRSALILCRHRPVITMGRQAKPQNIRSSPAELDIKGIRTVFVERGGDVTYHGPGQLVIYPVCDLRFFGKDLHHYLRMLESLVMGTLTESGINPCRKPGLTGVWVDEAKISSIGIAVRNWISYHGIALNVKKDDLEGFSLIRPCGMDIRMTSMETLLNRDVSFEQVSSSIIRRFQKC